The sequence CCTCGCTCGGCTCCTGCCAGAAGGCGCGGTTCCAGATCTTCGCGATCGCGTACAGGGTCAGCAGGCTGGTGATCACGCTGATGCCGATGAGGATCCAGCCGGAGGTGCGGTCGTACTGGATGCCGGCCTCGATGAGGCCCACCTTGCCGATGAAGCCGGAGAACGGCGGGATGCCGGCGAGGTTCATGGCCGGCACGAAGAACAGCACCGCGATCACGGGGGCGAGCTTCTGCAGCCCGCCGAGCTTGATGAGGTTCGTGGTCCCGCCGCGGTGCTCGATCAGCCCGGCGGCGAGGAACAGCGTGGACTGCACGGTGATGTGGTGGGCGACGTAGTAGATCGTCGCGGCCATCCCCATCTGCGTGGTCATGCCGATGCCGAACAGCATGTACCCCATGTGGGAGACGAGCGTGAAGGACAGCACGCGCTTGAGGTCCGTCTGCGCGACGGCCCCGAAGATGCCGATGAGGAGGCTCAGCGCCGCGGCGGCCAGCAGCAGGTTCGAGATCTGCGAGGCGGGGAACAGCAGGGTCTCCAGGCGCAGGATCGCGTAGATGCCCACCTTGGTGAGCAGCCCCGCGAACACGGCCGTCACCGGGGCGGGAGCCGTGGGATAGGAGTCCGGCAGCCAGGCGCTCAGCGGGAAGATCGCGGCCTTGATCCCGAAGGCGACCAGCAGCATCAGCTCGAGGATCATGCGGGTGCCGGGCTCGATCCCGTCCAGCCGCACCGCCATCTCGGCGAGGTTCACGGTGCCCACCGCGGAGTACACCGCCGCCACCGCGGCCAGGAAGATCACCGAGCTCAGCAGGGAGACGACCACATAGGTGGTCGCGGCGCGGACCCGGCTCGCGGAGCCGCCGAGGGTGAGCAGCACATAGCTGGCCGCCAGCAGCACCTCGAAGCCGACGTAGAGGTTGAACAGGTCCCCGGCGAGGAACGCCATCGACACCCCGGCCACCAGCGCCAGATAGGTGGGATGGTAGATCGCCACCGGGGTGCGCTCGATGTTCTCGGAGACGGTCTGCGCGCTGGAGTACACCAGCACCGCGAGGGTGACCACGCTGGAGACCAGCAGCATCAGCGCGGTGAGCCGGTCGGCGACCAGCACGATCCCCAGCTGCGGGGTCCAGTTGCCGATCTGGAGCACGAGCACGCCGTGCTGGATGACGTGGTAGCCGAGCACGAGGGCGACGGTGACGATCGCGACCAGGGTGAGGATCGCGACCCAGAGCTGGAGGCGCGCGTAGTGGCGCAGGAGCAGGGTGAAGGCGGCGCCGCCCAGCGGCAGCATCACCGGCAGGGCCAGGAGGAGCTCGATCGTCATCCCTCACCCCGTCCATCAGTGTGCTCGCGTCCGGTCTCGGTCGAGGGGCCGGCGCCGGGGGCGCCGGCGATGTGGTGGCTGCTGTCGGGCCCGTCGGGCGGGACGTCGCGCCGCGCCTCGCCGCGGGAGCTGCGCTCGGCGCGGCGGCGGCCGATGCGCGAGGGCAGCGGCTCCTCGCCCTCGTCGGCCTCGGTGGCGTCCTGCGGGACGTCCTCGGCGCTGGTGAGGTCCGCGCCGAGCGGATCGTCGTCCTCGGGCGGGAACATGCCCTGGGACTGGGCCAGCGCACC comes from Brachybacterium faecium DSM 4810 and encodes:
- a CDS encoding formate hydrogenlyase subunit 3/multisubunit Na+/H+ antiporter, MnhD subunit (PFAM: NADH-Ubiquinone/plastoquinone (complex I), various chains~TIGRFAM: proton-translocating NADH-quinone oxidoreductase, chain M); translated protein: MTIELLLALPVMLPLGGAAFTLLLRHYARLQLWVAILTLVAIVTVALVLGYHVIQHGVLVLQIGNWTPQLGIVLVADRLTALMLLVSSVVTLAVLVYSSAQTVSENIERTPVAIYHPTYLALVAGVSMAFLAGDLFNLYVGFEVLLAASYVLLTLGGSASRVRAATTYVVVSLLSSVIFLAAVAAVYSAVGTVNLAEMAVRLDGIEPGTRMILELMLLVAFGIKAAIFPLSAWLPDSYPTAPAPVTAVFAGLLTKVGIYAILRLETLLFPASQISNLLLAAAALSLLIGIFGAVAQTDLKRVLSFTLVSHMGYMLFGIGMTTQMGMAATIYYVAHHITVQSTLFLAAGLIEHRGGTTNLIKLGGLQKLAPVIAVLFFVPAMNLAGIPPFSGFIGKVGLIEAGIQYDRTSGWILIGISVITSLLTLYAIAKIWNRAFWQEPSEEIIARDVPLPKVMGGATTAMIAFSLVLTVLAGPLMTYADEAASSVLERVPYVSAVLGDEAAQDLQYRIDDAGHRLDGEGQEVQP